The proteins below are encoded in one region of Xenopus laevis strain J_2021 chromosome 8L, Xenopus_laevis_v10.1, whole genome shotgun sequence:
- the isg20l2.L gene encoding interferon-stimulated 20 kDa exonuclease-like 2, with protein MSDLLLNLGVDFSQPSGRAGPTNQKHKRFIKRRKFLERRGLLKQKQCPPRPNRPLPTNNSGQQINSWAQDKRKGQQGDTWNQFNRTNTTNSSTSCNGFHQQKAPVKQQGQPIQSSTRTVHFNSGPHPCRFATFTPKETSKAIFKGPSSSEPARVNGHTFYTKVPIFPGQPQDSVLSEFESGLPSLPSTTGPSHKAVAIDCEMVGTGPNGRNSDLARCSIVNWFGDVMYDKYIKPKSPVTDYRTRWSGIRREHLVNATPFDVAQKEILKILSGKVVIGHAIHNDYKALNHFHPKEMTRDTSKIPLLNRRAGFPEKEVASLKRLAKQLLHKDIQTGRQGHSSVEDAKTTMELYRVIEVEWERELAAGHVQQ; from the exons ATGTCGGACCTGCTTTTAAATTTGGGTGTGGATTTCAGCCAGCCTTCTGGACGGGCTGGACCCACCAACCAGAAGCACAAACGCTTCATTAAGAGAAGGAAGTTCTTGGAGAGAAGAGGTCTACTGAAACAAAAGCAGTGCCCGCCGAGGCCAAACCGTCCCTTGCCGACCAATAACTCAGGGCAACAAATCAACTCATGGGCCCAAGACAAGAGAAAAGGGCAACAAGGCGATACCTGGAACCAATTTAATAGGACTAATACAACAAACAGCAGCACAAGCTGTAATGGTTTTCATCAGCAAAAAGCACCTGTCAAACAGCAAGGACAGCCAATCCAGTCTAGTACCCGGACAGTCCATTTTAACTCTGGGCCACATCCGTGCCGTTTTGCTACTTTTACTCCAAAGGAAACATCAAAGGCCATTTTTAAGGGTCCAAGCTCATCAGAACCAGCAAGGGTGAATGGGCATACCTTCTACACAAAGGTTCCGATTTTTCCAGGGCAACCCCAGGACAGCGTCCTGAGTGAGTTTGAAAGTGGCCTTCCTTCCCTCCCTTCTACAACTGGCCCATCTCACAAAGCCGTAGCCATAGACTGCGAAATGGTGGGCACTGGACCGAATGGAAGAAATAGCGACCTGGCCCGTTGCAGCATTGTAAACTGGTTTGGGGATGTGATGTATGACAAATACATTAAACCCAAAAGTCCCGTGACTGATTATAGGACTAGATGGAGTGGAATCAGAAGGGAACACCTGGTGAATGCCACTCCTTTTGACGTTGCACAAAAAGAG ATACTTAAGATCCTCAGTGGGAAGGTAGTGATTGGACATGCTATCCACAACGACTACAAGGCCCTAAATCATTTCCACCCCAAGGAAATGACCCGGGATACATCTAAGATCCCTCTCCTGAATCGCAGGGCTGGCTTCCCGGAAAAGGAAGTCGCCTCTCTTAAGCGACTTGCCAAGCAGCTTCTGCACAAAGATATCCAG actggCAGACAAGGGCATTCATCAGTAGAAGATGCCAAGACCACCATGGAACTGTACCGGGTTATAGAAGTGGAATGGGAGAGAGAATTGGCAGCTGGCCATGTTCAACAGTGA